In Aspergillus fumigatus Af293 chromosome 4, whole genome shotgun sequence, one genomic interval encodes:
- the cyp5081D1 gene encoding cytochrome P450 monooxygenase helB3: protein MAVATLISILFAVLALRLCYLLIHALFLSPLRHIPAPFMARVTSKRPLWHLLTGKAEIAARQDYSTFGDIYLCKPNTVYLCDPHDACTVLSSHAFRKTDMYRVFEYEGIPNVSTFTDPAQAQRRRRQLHPFFNNAYLTQMEPVMLKYGIQALKARWDAQLARHKKVEVNYRFDTQLAMFDITGALVFGREFHALETSNLVYTKWVNNTLSYMLVSHYFPWVKRVPLSWLVRGLKQSYDDLVAFSQESIAIRQADLQAGRPKPADLLQALLDAEDPDSKAPMTAREVQAESIAMLVGGSESTSSVISWVIHFLLLYPEHLQAVVAETRANFPADHTITFNESKANLPYLEACIYETLRCIPTASTSFPRVSDQAIILKGYYIPAGTEIATNKCAAHLHQPSWQDPDRFYPPRFLNQETYHETRRNMLSFAYGTRFCIGRNLAWAVMMVTLANLFKDYEVELPEDSRFGPTIVDAAGRPKIMPTKMGVATMPADPERDCRMVLSVRITE, encoded by the coding sequence ATGGCCGTCGCCACCCTGATCTCTATTCTCTTCGCTGTTTTGGCCCTCCGGCTTTGCTACCTGCTCATCCATGCTCTGTTCCTCTCCCCCCTTCGCCATATCCCCGCCCCGTTCATGGCCCGTGTGACATCGAAACGCCCGCTCTGGCATCTTCTCACTGGCAAGGCGGAAATCGCAGCGCGCCAGGACTATTCCACCTTCGGGGACATCTACCTCTGCAAACCCAACACAGTGTACCTCTGTGACCCCCACGATGCCTGTACGGTGCTCAGCTCGCACGCATTCCGTAAAACGGATATGTACCGGGTGTTTGAATACGAGGGCATCCCGAACGTCTCCACCTTTACTGATCCCGCACAGGCACAGCGCCGTCGGCGACAACTGCACCCATTCTTCAACAATGCGTATCTAACACAAATGGAGCCAGTCATGCTGAAATACGGGATCCAGGCTCTCAAAGCGCGCTGGGATGCCCAGCTGGCCAGACACAAGAAGGTGGAGGTGAATTACCGGTTCGATACCCAACTGGCCATGTTTGACATCACTGGCGCGCTAGTGTTCGGTCGCGAGTTCCACGCCCTGGAGACGAGCAATCTCGTGTATACAAAATGGGTCAACAATACGCTGTCGTACATGCTAGTGAGCCACTACTTCCCATGGGTAAAGCGGGTCCCATTATCCTGGTTGGTGAGGGGCCTCAAACAGTCCTACGATGACCTAGTGGCCTTTAGCCAGGAGTCGATTGCCATCCGCCAGGCAGACCTGCAGGCGGGGCGTCCGAAGCCTGCAGACCTGCTGCAGGCGCTCCTCGACGCGGAAGATCCAGATTCCAAGGCCCCTATGACCGCGCGCGAGGTGCAGGCGGAGAGCATTGCCATGCTGGTTGGAGGCAGCGAGTCGACCTCCTCTGTCATCTCCTGGGTGATTCACTTTCTTTTGCTCTACCCAGAGCATCTTCAGGCGGTTGTGGCCGAGACTCGCGCCAACTTCCCCGCCGATCACACCATCACATTCAACGagagcaaggccaacctCCCCTATCTCGAGGCCTGCATCTACGAGACTCTGCGTTGTATCCCGACGGCGAGCACCTCCTTTCCCCGTGTCTCAGACCAGGCCATCATCCTGAAGGGCTACTACATACCTGCCGGTACAGAAATCGCCACTAACAAGTGCGCGGCCCATCTACACCAGCCCTCCTGGCAGGATCCAGACCGGTTTTACCCTCCGCGTTTTCTCAACCAGGAGACATACCACGAAACCCGGCGGAATATGCTCTCGTTTGCCTACGGGACGCGGTTCTGCATTGGCCGCAACCTGGCTTGGGCGGTAATGATGGTGACGCTAGCCAATCTTTTCAAGGATTACGAGGTGGAGTTGCCTGAGGATAGTCGCTTTGGGCCCACCATCGTCGATGCAGCGGGGAGGCCGAAGATAATGCCCACGAAGATGGGGGTGGCCACCATGCCTGCAGATCCTGAGAGAGATTGTCGAATGGTATTGTCGGTGAGAATTACAGAGTGA
- the helD1 gene encoding acyltransferase helD1 — MESIPLSPFDLQGSFSNIPYAFFYENTQSENDFMPFDFLKGSLWASLQRFPILTGRLRARSTGHIVVEVDAGNPNQPDIRETLCDSVHWSQLKESSFAWDAWPAGVATVGPVATAAADGEIKLLNIHVMRLAQNSGVILFINIPHYVVDGVGYFAFINHWAETMRMQQQQQEQENEARSRFSFDRGIIQRYLPTERAPLDPLTASIYGQRNLLVDWLAWLSPTTLGGLLSKTAAMARGEAHLFRIPRASLDQVHKDVQPYIPASARLSDNDLLVALISKTYIQSQPQPKPPTGFLSWLRPGQGQPESHCTVRIPCDVRRHLKVRERYTGNLLLGMMVRTPLAELARPTSSETLAAAALNVRQSIERVQPGLVAAYHDLIQANPTSHMRPLAFTATRTTTSLVTTSQVRFPMYEADFGSGKPCFVCLTPVFAGSYTMAAILPTPEGREGGVYVLLTSNVEAMQGIKKNQYWNGLVEIIW; from the coding sequence ATGGAGTCAATCCCCCTCTCCCCGTTCGACCTACAAGGTTCCTTCTCCAACATCCCCTACGCCTTCTTCTACGAGAACACGCAGTCTGAAAATGACTTTATGCCCTTTGACTTCCTCAAGGGCTCGTTGTGGGCTAGTCTTCAGCGATTCCCCATTCTGACAGGCCGCCTGCGAGCCAGGAGCACCGGGCACATTGTCGTCGAGGTCGACGCAGGTAATCCTAACCAGCCCGATATCCGGGAGACGCTCTGCGACTCTGTCCACTGGTCGCAGCTCAAGGAGTCTAGTTTTGCCTGGGATGCGTGGCCGGCGGGTGTCGCGACCGTGGGACCTGTAGCCACTGCTGCGGCGGATGGGGAGATCAAACTGCTGAATATCCATGTAATGCGACTGGCACAGAACAGTGGGGTCATTCTTTTTATCAACATCCCCCATTACGTGGTGGACGGGGTGGGGTATTTTGCTTTTATCAATCACTGGGCGGAGACCATGCggatgcagcagcagcagcaggagcaggagaatgAGGCTAGAAGTAGATTCAGCTTTGATCGTGGCATCATCCAGAGGTACTTACCTACGGAGCGAGCTCCGTTGGATCCCCTCACGGCGTCGATCTACGGTCAGCGGAACCTGCTCGTCGATTGGCTTGCATGGCTCTCCCCGACGACGCTGGGAGGTCTACTCTCCAAGACCGCCGCCATGGCACGGGGTGAGGCTCATCTATTTCGGATTCCTCGAGCCTCTCTCGACCAGGTTCACAAAGACGTGCAGCCATATATCCCCGCCAGCGCCCGTCTCTCCGATAACGATCTGCTCGTTGCGCTCATCAGCAAAACCTACATCCAAAGCCAGCCCCAGCCGAAACCTCCCACAGGCTTTCTAAGCTGGCTCCGCCCTGGCCAGGGACAGCCCGAAAGCCACTGCACAGTGCGCATCCCCTGCGATGTCCGTCGCCATCTGAAAGTGCGGGAGAGATACACCGGGAATCTCCTCCTGGGGATGATGGTACGGACACCGCTCGCTGAGCTCGCTCGTCCGACCTCTTCAGAGACtcttgcggcggcggcatTGAATGTCCGGCAGTCGATCGAACGCGTGCAGCCGGGTCTGGTGGCCGCGTACCATGACCTGATTCAGGCGAATCCCACGAGCCATATGCGACCGCTGGCGTTCACAGCGACGCGCACAACAACCTCGCTTGTGACGACAAGCCAGGTGCGGTTCCCAATGTACGAGGCGGATTTTGGCAGTGGGAAGCCGTGCTTTGTGTGTTTGACGCCGGTGTTTGCGGGGAGCTATACCATGGCGGCGATTTTGCCGACGCCAgaggggagggagggaggggtGTATGTACTTCTGACGAGTAATGTAGAGGCTATGCAGGggatcaagaagaatcaatACTGGAATGGGCTGGTAGAGATAATTTGGTAG
- the cyp5081C1 gene encoding cytochrome P450 monooxygenase helB4, with translation MVEILRFIPLVLLLTLTWRITYELFFSPLRHIPGSLLARLSSKYSILKRVLSDGPQSVQADYQYYGNIYVHRPNGVSISHPDDIRTVLLSPEFRKTKVYEMLDIEGHASIFTTRDPAQASRRRRQIGPYLNHGYLGRMEGLIMKYSVLAIKRKWDRLLEESGGQQVTVNYRDHKQYATFDTIGALAFGREFNALTNDDRTVIRWIEATGLYLGIRKNFPLLKLWPFSRVLRQYRERYERFIAYSKESVTRRKNLLSTVGERPMDLLQAFIDAEDPENPHVKMTADEVMTESIAMQLAGSESTSFVTSWVIHLLTLYPQHLAKVTEEIRSQFSPSHLITFAECRDKLPYLEACVYETLRYSPITSGFLPRISYTKGLTIQGHYIPPGVEIAINLHGAHINKDVWTNPHLYDPTRFLGDDQAKRNVFAFSYGHRNCIGRNLAMMEIMIIIANILKEYDIALPEDSVHGPWNVDALGRPRIMPTRSALFTTPKYPERDCRLVVSRRQ, from the coding sequence ATGGTAGAAATCCTCCGTTTCATCCCCCTCGTTTTACTCCTTACCCTCACTTGGAGAATTACCTACgaactcttcttctcccctcTTCGCCATATCCCCGGCTCTCTCCTAGCACGCCTCTCCAGTAAATACTCCATCCTCAAACGAGTCCTCTCCGACGGGCCCCAATCCGTACAGGCAGACTACCAGTACTACGGGAACATCTACGTCCATCGCCCGAATGGCGTCAGCATTAGCCACCCCGATGACATCCGCACCGTGCTGCTGTCGCCGGAATTCCGCAAGACAAAGGTCTACGAGATGCTCGACATTGAAGGGCACGCAAGCATCTTCACAACGCGGGACCCCGCGCAGGCGAGTCGTCGACGGCGCCAGATCGGCCCATATCTGAACCATGGGTATCTAGGGCGCATGGAGGGGTTGATTATGAAGTACAGCGTGCTTGCCATTAAGAGAAAGTGGGATCGACTATTGGAGGAGAGTGGCGGACAGCAGGTTACGGTCAACTACCGCGATCATAAGCAGTATGCAACGTTTGATACGATCGGGGCCCTGGCATTCGGAAGGGAGTTCAATGCGCTGACGAATGATGATCGAACGGTTATCCGGTGGATTGAGGCTACCGGGTTGTACCTGGGGATTCGGAAGAATTTTCCTCTCCTCAAGCTGTGGCCATTTTCCAGGGTGTTGCGCCAGTATCGCGAGCGGTACGAGCGATTTATTGCTTATAGCAAGGAATCAGTGACGAGGCGAAAGAACCTGTTATCCACTGTGGGGGAAAGACCGATGGATCTCCTGCAGGCATTCATTGATGCGGAAGATCCAGAGAATCCCCACGTGAAGATGACGGCAGATGAGGTGATGACAGAGAGCATTGCGATGCAGCTCGCTGGCAGCGAGTCTACCTCCTTTGTGACCTCATGGGTAATCCATCTCCTCACGCTGTATCCTCAGCACCTGGCCAAAGTCACCGAGGAGATTCGCAGCCAGTTCTCTCCCTCTCACCTGATCACATTCGCCGAGTGCCGCGACAAACTCCCCTACCTGGAGGCATGCGTCTATGAAACCTTGCGATACTCCCCGATCACCTCAGGCTTTTTGCCTCGCATCTCCTACACAAAGGGCCTCACCATCCAGGGACACTACATCCCCCCCGGGGTGGAGATTGCTATCAACCTCCATGGGGCGCACATCAACAAAGACGTATGGACGAATCCGCATCTCTATGACCCCACGCGGTTTCTAGGCGATGACCAAGCCAAGCGGAATGTATTTGCTTTTTCCTACGGTCACCGCAACTGCATTGGGCGTAATCTTGCAATGATGGAGATTATGATCATCATTGCGAATATCCTCAAGGAGTATGACATTGCACTACCTGAGGATAGCGTGCATGGGCCGTGGAATGTGGATGCCCTGGGCAGGCCAAGGATCATGCCCACGCGCAGTGCGTTGTTCACAACGCCCAAGTATCCAGAGCGGGATTGTCGGTTGGTCGTGTCTCGCAGGCAGTAA
- the helD2 gene encoding acyltransferase helD2, translating to MEGLNISNQVFDLSPLDIIPSHLYITNAFFYENKTPGPRPFMQSSLLKESLYRALQNFPILLGHVRRHRRNAMQIVVDCDNLNLPLYEEQTHPQLHFRHLKDHQFHRDVWPKDANIIDPRASPNGELLQVHVHRLAEESGVVMVVRIAHCAVDAKGFVDFMQSWGWFARNHSHPEGDSWPRLLADRRVMYEYLPPDVQPAAPRSMWHPASWLLGLLSTLVVLFLGLYKRLLGDKTPPDEIESHLFSVPPHTLDRLRYTATCIDPSSRVSDHDIITALFTLAFAHTKHLLTCRTQTVTAIVPCDFRHRIGVPSNFTGSCAIGLYVSIPGSLLQTPLTAESVARAALLSRAVVDTADKVTIQTFIRRALRAIAFVGDKVNVLYATMVSQAFSNQSRLGFYEVDFGAGGPVMVAPMAYSNTVAVICPAPGPGGDGVGVRVFLTLRPEVMRMLLAKGFLDEFTDMIY from the coding sequence ATGGAAGGCCTCAACATATCAAACCAGGTCTTTGATCTCTCTCCTCTTGACATTATCCCTAGTCACCTCTACATCACCAATGCCTTTTTCTACGAGAACAAGACCCCTGGCCCCAGGCCATTCATGCAATCCTCTCTCCTCAAGGAATCGTTGTATCGTGCCTTGCAGAACTTCCCAattcttcttggccatgTGCGCCGTCACCGCCGCAATGCAATGCAGATTGTTGTTGACTGCGATAATCTAAACCTCCCGCTCTACGAAGAGCAGACACACCCGCAGCTTCACTTCCGGCATCTGAAGGACCACCAGTTCCATCGTGATGTGTGGCCCAAAGACGCCAATATAATTGATCCGCGAGCGTCTCCCAATGGAGAATTGCTCCAAGTGCATGTCCATCGGCTGGCTGAGGAGAGCGGcgtggtgatggtggtgcgTATAGCCCATTGCGCGGTGGACGCCAAGGGGTTTGTAGACTTTATGCAGTCTTGGGGATGGTTTGCCAGGAACCACAGTCACCCCGAGGGCGACAGTTGGCCTCGTCTGCTGGCGGACCGTCGGGTGATGTACGAGTACCTTCCTCCGGATGTACAGCCAGCTGCTCCTCGCTCGATGTGGCATCCTGCATCATGGCTTCTAGGGCTGTTATCAACGCTAgttgtcctcttccttggactCTATAAACGCCTCCTCGGCGACAAAACTCCCCCggacgagatcgagagccatctcttctccgtccccCCACACACTTTGGACCGTCTGCGCTATACAGCTACCTGCATCGACCCGTCCTCTCGCGTGTCAGATCATGATATCATCACCGCGCTCTTCACTCTCGCCTTCGCACACACCAAGCACCTGCTCACTTGCCGGACGCAGACCGTCACCGCCATCGTCCCCTGCGACTTTCGCCACCGCATTGGTGTACCGAGCAACTTCACAGGCAGTTGCGCAATCGGCCTGTACGTCTCCATCCCAGGTTCCCTCCTCCAAACCCCGCTCACCGCGGAATCTGTCGCGCGAGCAGCCCTCCTGTCGCGCGCAGTCGTGGATACAGCCGATAAAGTCACGATTCAGACCTTCATCCGACGAGCGCTGCGGGCTATCGCTTTTGTGGGTGACAAGGTAAACGTGCTGTATGCGACGATGGTGTCACAGGCGTTTTCGAATCAGTCGAGACTGGGGTTTTACGAGGTGGATTTTGGAGCTGGGGGGCCGGTGATGGTTGCCCCAATGGCATATTCGAATACGGTGGCGGTGATTTGTCCTGCGCCTGGGCCTGGAGGTGATGGTGTTGGTGTCAGGGTGTTTTTGACGTTGAGGCCAGAAGTGATGCGAATGTTGTTGGCGAAGGGGTTTTTGGACGAATTCACAGATATGATATATTAG
- the helE gene encoding 3-ketosteroid 1-dehydrogenase helE gives MAARQLRRLSLPTHLPLPIRPHVRHLGTAQTNCHRFDHETDILIVGSGAAGLTAALRSHFHGLSSLVIEKDAQIGGTSAYSGGGLWIPNNPLAVEAGIIDTPEQAMTYLISVIDADTAEDTDVRRASSPPRKRAFLTHGPHMVSFLRDRGFAFRLSPGCPDYYPQAHGALPTGGRSIEPDVFDARLLGLGEKWTEAIRQRPGRSLPLFTYEASSVTRMGASWRDVGTVLRVLLRGIYLSRVRGQIPVTMGKSLVAQLLWLHMQLDQGPVLTDTALRQLIATPEGVILGARVATPDGERSIRARCGVLLCAGGFAHNQGLRERYGPVPANAEWTSAARGDNGDAIVAGVRVGAATALMDEAWWGPTLRDPVRGMYYFALQERARPFGVIVDSSGKRFMNEAEPYTDAGHHQYAQKAVPAWFVFDWNHRKRYAVGSLMPRQQPPAQALDAGYIHRADTIAELARQIGVNEKGLEGTLARFNEMADCGVDSDFARGESAFDNYFGDPTVRPNPNLGAVRTPPFYAIPLVPGDLGTKGGLLTDEHARVIREDGTPVQGLYAAGNTTASVMGRTYPGAGATLGPAMTFAFIAIDHIASEHV, from the coding sequence ATGGCCGCAAGACAGCTCCGCAGACTTAGCCTACCAAcccacctcccccttcccATCCGGCCTCACGTTCGCCATCTAGGTACAGCACAGACAAACTGCCATCGATTTGACCATGAAACCGACATCCTAATCGTCGGCAGCGGGGCGGCTGGCCTCACCGCCGCTCTACGCTCCCACTTCCACGGGCTCTCCTCCCTAGTCATCGAGAAAGATGCCCAAATAGGTGGCACCTCTGCCTACTCCGGAGGCGGCCTCTGGATCCCTAATAACCCGCTCGCTGTGGAGGCTGGTATCATCGACACCCCAGAGCAGGCAATGACGTACCTGATATCTGTCATCGACGCCGACACCGCCGAAGACACCGACGTACGCCGCGCCTCATCCCCCCCGCGCAAGCGCGCTTTTCTCACCCACGGCCCTCACATGGTCTCCTTCCTCCGGGACCGCGGATTCGCCTTTCGCCTCAGCCCAGGCTGTCCAGATTATTATCCGCAGGCGCACGGTGCGCTGCCGACCGGCGGGCGCTCCATCGAGCCGGACGTGTTCGACGCGCGGCTACTCGGGCTCGGCGAGAAATGGACGGAGGCTATCCGGCAGCGGCCTGGTCGGTCGCTCCCTCTATTTACGTACGAAGCTAGCAGCGTGACACGCATGGGAGCATCGTGGCGTGATGTCGGGACCGTGTTGCGCGTGCTCCTCCGGGGCATATATCTTTCCCGTGTACGGGGACAGATTCCTGTCACAATGGGCAAGTCGCTGGTTGCGCAGCTGTTGTGGTTGCATATGCAGCTTGACCAAGGTCCGGTACTCACGGATACGGCGCTGCGCCAGCTTATCGCTACCCCTGAAGGGGTGATTCTGGGCGCGCGCGTTGCGACGCCAGATGGGGAAAGGAGCATTCGCGCTCGTTGCGGGGTGCTGCTCTGCGCTGGGGGGTTCGCGCATAACCAGGGGCTCCGTGAGCGGTATGGCCCGGTGCCTGCAAACGCCGAGTGGACCAGTGCTGCGCGGGGCGACAACGGGGATGCCATTGTCGCGGGTGTTCGGGTCGGGGCAGCGACAGCCCTGATGGACGAGGCATGGTGGGGACCGACTCTGCGCGACCCCGTCCGGGGAATGTATTACTTTGCGCTTCAGGAGCGAGCGCGGCCGTTTGGCGTTATTGTTGACTCATCTGGCAAGAGATTCATGAACGAGGCTGAGCCGTACACGGATGCCGGCCACCACCAGTATGCGCAGAAGGCTGTCCCGGCGTGGTTCGTCTTTGACTGGAACCATCGTAAGCGGTACGCGGTGGGCTCGCTGATGCCACGGCAGCAGCCCCCGGCGCAGGCGCTGGACGCAGGGTATATCCACCGAGCCGATACGATCGCGGAGTTGGCGCGGCAAATCGGGGTCAATGAGAAGGGGTTGGAGGGTACCCTGGCGAGGTTCAACGAGATGGCCGACTGCGGTGTTGATAGCGACTTTGCGCGCGGAGAGAGTGCCTTTGACAATTACTTTGGGGATCCGACTGTGCGGCCAAACCCGAATCTTGGGGCTGTACGGACGCCGCCTTTTTACGCGATCCCGCTTGTGCCGGGCGATCTGGGCACCAAGGGAGGTCTGCTCACGGATGAACATGCCCGGGTGATCCGAGAGGATGGAACGCCTGTGCAGGGATTGTATGCCGCCGGCAACACAACTGCCAGCGTGATGGGACGGACATACCCAGGGGCAGGGGCTACATTAGGACCGGCGATGACGTTTGCTTTTATAGCAATAGACCATATTGCTTCTGAGCATGTATAG